One Kineococcus radiotolerans SRS30216 = ATCC BAA-149 DNA window includes the following coding sequences:
- a CDS encoding L,D-transpeptidase — protein sequence MENSTRVQVRRRTLVATVLAGVALPFGLTACQSDRGASGTSSSEAPSTPPATITVSPAGTTGEVRPDTPITVTAAGGTLTDVVVTAGDGTPLAGALDPAGTTWTSTAALAPATTYAVHAAATNAAGTASNHDASLTTLTPAETAFPAVAPLTGSEVGVGMPIVVTFDSPIADDKRAVVEQRLVVTASPTPVTGSWSWQSDSVVQFRPEQYWPAHTQVHLDVDLGAVEVSPGVWGKTRDIDFTVGSATISTVDIAAHTLTVTRDGQVLRTIPVTTGQSGSGGRFVTRSGTKVIMSLEESREMNSETTGIGQDDPDYYNVDVQYAMRLTNSGEFLHAAPWSVSSQGRANVSHGCTGMSTADAQWMFQNSKVGDVVTYTGSDRVIEPGNGFNVWNETYEQWRRGSALPA from the coding sequence GTGGAGAACAGCACGCGTGTCCAGGTGCGTCGGCGCACGCTCGTCGCGACCGTCCTGGCGGGGGTCGCCCTGCCGTTCGGGCTCACCGCCTGCCAGTCCGACCGGGGCGCCTCCGGCACCTCGTCGAGCGAGGCACCCTCCACGCCGCCGGCCACGATCACCGTCAGTCCGGCCGGCACCACCGGTGAGGTGCGCCCGGACACCCCCATCACCGTCACCGCCGCCGGTGGCACCCTCACCGACGTGGTGGTGACCGCCGGCGACGGCACCCCGCTGGCGGGGGCGCTGGACCCCGCGGGGACCACCTGGACGAGCACCGCCGCGCTGGCCCCGGCCACGACCTACGCCGTCCACGCCGCCGCGACGAACGCCGCCGGGACGGCGTCGAACCACGACGCCAGCCTCACGACCCTCACCCCGGCGGAGACGGCGTTCCCGGCCGTGGCTCCCTTGACGGGCTCGGAGGTCGGGGTGGGCATGCCCATCGTCGTCACCTTCGACTCGCCCATCGCCGACGACAAGCGCGCCGTGGTGGAGCAGCGGCTGGTCGTGACCGCCTCCCCGACCCCCGTCACCGGGTCGTGGAGCTGGCAGTCCGACAGCGTCGTGCAGTTCCGCCCCGAGCAATACTGGCCCGCCCACACCCAGGTCCACCTGGACGTCGACCTCGGCGCGGTCGAGGTGTCGCCCGGGGTGTGGGGGAAGACCCGCGACATCGACTTCACCGTGGGCTCGGCCACGATCAGCACCGTGGACATCGCCGCCCACACCCTCACCGTGACCCGCGACGGGCAGGTCCTGCGCACCATCCCGGTCACCACCGGCCAGTCCGGCTCCGGGGGGCGGTTCGTCACCCGCAGCGGGACGAAGGTGATCATGAGCCTGGAGGAGTCGCGGGAGATGAACTCCGAGACGACCGGCATCGGCCAGGACGACCCCGACTACTACAACGTGGACGTGCAGTACGCGATGCGGCTGACGAACTCCGGGGAGTTCCTGCACGCCGCCCCCTGGTCGGTCTCCTCGCAGGGACGGGCCAACGTCAGCCACGGCTGCACGGGCATGAGCACGGCCGACGCGCAGTGGATGTTCCAGAACTCGAAGGTGGGTGACGTGGTCACCTACACCGGCAGCGACCGGGTCATCGAGCCCGGCAACGGGTTCAACGTGTGGAACGAGACCTACGAGCAGTGGCGCCGGGGTTCCGCGCTGCCCGCCTGA